The genomic segment TGATTCTTCTCTGCAGTCATTACATAGGATATGTTTGCGTATTCAGAGGAATTGTGAAAGCCTCCTTCCGGGATTGGGAAATCCGATAGAGCCCAGACTTGCCTAGCAATAGAACAGGAGAATAAAACATGATTGATAGACTCTTTTTCAAGTCCACAAAACTGACATCTCATGTCTTTACTCAAACCTCTACTTTCTAATCTATCTGCCACAGCAAGTGCTCCACTTAAGGCTCGCcatataaagtttttaatttttggaggAGATTGTAAGGACCACACCTGAGACTTTAACCCATTGAGAGAGGGTCGTGCTTCAACTTCCAAAATCAGAAGGTGTTTATTTAACTTACAAGCTAGATCATAACCAGATTTTACTGAGTAATCTCCACTTTTAGTATATATCCAACTCCAAAAATCAAATCTAGAAGTCACTGGCTTATTTGCTACTATAATACTCACATCTCTTGGATAAAATAACTCCTCTAATAAATCTCTTTTCCAATTTCtaatagagaaatcaataagATGTGATACCTTTAAGTCCAAATTGATGAAGATATTTTTCATTAGAGGAATTCTTCGTCTTTCATCCATAATCCATGGATCTGCCCAAACAAAGGTGTTCTGTCCATTACCTATCCTCCTGATGATACCTTGTCTAATAAGTTCTCGACCATGTAGAATACTTCTCCATATGTATGAAGGCCTATATCCCATTACCGCTGTTAAAATCTCATTGTTTGCAAAATATTTGCCTTTCATAACTTGAGCAAATAAGCAATCGGGATATTGGATAATCCTCCATGTTTGTTTAGCTAATAAAGCTTGATTGAAAGCTTGCAAATCCTTGAAGCCTATTCCTCCTTGCTCTTTTGTTAAACATAGCTTCTCCCAACTTATCCAGTGAATCTTTCTCTTGTGTTCTAAGGAATTCCACCAAAAGCTAGACATTGCAGAGGTAATTTTTTCACAGGTTGCAATAGGCAACTTGAAACACATCATAGCATAAACAGGTAAAGCCATTGCTATTGCCTTCAGAAGAATTTCTTTGCCTCCAAGAGATAAGGTACGCTCAAACCATCCTGATAACTTTGTCTTCAATCTATCATAGATATAATCGAGCATATCAACTTTAGAACTACTAAAACATTCTGGAAGACCTAAGTACGATCCGGCTCCTCCTTCGTTATGAATACCAGTTAACATCTTAATGGAGTTCTGTATTTGCTGGTCAACATTAGATCCAAAAGTTAAAGATGACTTGTTAACATTAATTCTTTGACCAGAAGCATCACCATATGAGTGCAATATTTGTTGGATAGTTTCCACCTGATCAAGAGAAGCTTTACAACAAAATAGGCTATCATCAGCGAAGAGGAGATGGTGAATCATGGGTCCTGAAGGAGAGAATTGAATTCCTTGAATTGTTCCTGCTGTTTCAGCTCTTTTCAGCATATGAGAAAGTCCCTCCGTACAAAGCAcaaagagaaagggagagatAGGATCTCCCTGTCTCAAACCTCTCTGAGGCGATAATATCCCATACGATTGATCATTTAACAATACTGAGTATGTCACAGTCGAAACACAGAACATAATCCAATGAATCCACTTATGATGAAACCCTATTGCTTTTAGTAGCCCTCTAAGATAGTTCCATTCTAGTCTGTCAAAAGCTTTAGACATATCCGATTTTATGGCCATATGCTCATAAGAGATTACAGGATGGGTTCTCAAAGCATGGACCAATTCATGAGCAATGGATATGTTATCTGTAATTAAACGCTTAGAAACAAAGGCAGACTGAGTCGGAGATACTAAGTCAGGTAGGAGAGGTTTCAATCTTGAGGCTAGAATTTTTGAGATGATTTTGTAAAGAACTGTGCATAAACTTATAGGCCTGAGGTCTGACATTAGCTTGGAATTCCTAACTTTAGGGATGAGACATAGCTGTGTATAATTCCATTCAGAAGGAAATGTTCCAGAGTTAAAGAAATTCTGAACTTCCAAAGTTACCTGAGGTCCTATTATTCCCcaatacttttgaaaaaataaacctGTCATACCATCCGCTCCTGGGGCTTTAGTTGGATTGATGGAGAAAACTGCTTTTCTGATCTCCTCACTAGTCACTGGTCTTATTAAGTTATCATTCATTTGAGAAGTAACTTTTGGTTGGAAATCATGaaataaccaatcaaaattttgagGATTCGTTGACTTGAATAACTCAGTGAAGTAAGTGATAGCAACTTCTCCCTTAGATGCTTCAGATTTTTGAGTGTTGCCTTCACTATCCATTAAGGCTTGAATCCTATTTCTTGATCTATTTGCTTGTACTGAAGCAtgaaaaaattttgtattacagtCTCCTTCCTGTAACCATTTTTCACGACTTTGTTGGCTCCAATAAGATTCTTCCTCTCTGTAAGCTCCAATCAACTGATTCTTTAGGTATCGGACTTGATAATAGGAAGGGAATACAGATGATTGCTCTTGTTCCAGAGCAGTCTGGATTTGATTGATCTTATCCAAGGAATTTAGaccattttcctttttccaattACTCAAAGCTTTTCTGCATCTACGAATCTTATCTGAGACTGAAGAGTTTGGAGATGAACTGCTATTAAACCAAACTGAGGAGATAGCTTCTTTTACCATAGGCTTGTTTAACAGTCTCTTATCGAACCTGAAGTTCCCTCTGTAAGAGCAACTAGATGAGAGCAGCTTAACTAAAACTGGTCTATGGTCCGACCCTCTCTTATCTAAAAATTGCTGATTAGATGCTGGAAATAATTGGAACCACTTTTTATTCCCAAAACATCTATCCAGTTTGCTTTGGATCCACAAATCATTTCTCCTTCCTCCCCAAGTGAAGCTATTACCATGAGAAGGTAGTTCAGACATATCACAGTTTCGAAGCATATCAGAAAAGGGTAAGAAAGAGGCTTCACTGCGTCTGGGTCCACCCAGTTTCTCTCCATTGTTAAggatttcattaaaatctcctaTCATACACCAACTTTCTTCCCTTCTAATACCAATACTCACAAGTTTTTCCCAGACCAAAGGTCTTGATATGAACAAAGGGTCACCATAAACACACGTTACAAAGAAATCAGAAGAGCCAAACTGAACATGGAAGTCAAGGAGATGCTTATCCACATACTGAAAAGTGATATCAACACTGTTTTTCCAAAATAGAGCTAACCCACCACTCTTCCCTATCGGGTTGATTGTAAAAACTCTATCATAACCTAGCCATTCCTGAATATCTACCATCACATTCCTTTTATTCATAGTCtccatcaaaaacaaaatctcaggGAAATGTTCTTTACCATTTCCTTGAGTCTAGGAATTGTCAAGTCTTGAGACCGTCCCAAgccttgacaattccagctcAGCAAGCTCATTAGATATTCGATGGTCCCTTATTTGGGACCATCTTAAGGTTTGTGGACTTGGCCACTTTGTGGATAGTTTTTCCTTCAAAAGAGCTTTTCCTTTTGCCTAACCAGAGAGTTCCTGAATCTAAAGAAGACTCAGAAttaagaagaggaggagacATGGTAGTacctcttttgtttcttgctgGCTTCAGGGACTTGTTTTTGCAGTTGGAGTTTGCCTTCGAGGACTCAGAGGTTCCAGCTTCAGAGTTGAGAATATCAAAGACGTATGAAGATGCCAAGGGAACTTCGTAAAGTTTCTCCGGTTCAGGTAAGTGAGTTAGAACCATGTATGAGGACGATGGTGAAGAAGGGTTCTCTGAGAAAATTGTATCCTCATCTTCTGGATAACTCTGATGAAGAGGTTCAAGGAGATTTCCTTTTGACTCTGCTTCCATGGTAGGTTGTACTGGAATAGCAGTTTTTTCAATTGGGGAGACCATCACTGGTTCTTCTTGAAAATTCATGACCGGATAACTGAAAGAAGATAAGACCGTTGATCTGTCATGGACAAAAttattcttatctttcttttgtagaTCTTTTTGCTTCTGAAGATACAAAGGGCACTTTTCCCTTTCATGTGTGAGACGTTGACAAAAGTAACATCTCTTCTGGATCCTTTCATAGTCATACAGAATCGTGATTGGTTCTCCCGAAGGCAGATTGATCACTTTGGAGCGCCTGAGAGATTTTGATACATCAAAGAGAATTTCAGCCCGCACAAAGTCCTTATTCTGAGAGATTGATGGATCATACTCAACTTGAATGACAGGACCAGCAAATTCAGCGAAGATCTTGATAGCCTCCTTAGTATGATGATTAACTGGTATGTTCCTCATTTGGACCCAAATCGGAGTCGATTGAAGGTAATCAGGTGGAGGCTTTTCAACCCATCTGTCGAGCAAGAGAGACCACTGATTATACGTATGCGCTCCCATATCGAGGATCTTTTCCAAATCCTATTCATATTTGAATATGAACTGGAATTTTTCTTTGGACAGAGCAACTCCCCTAACCCGATCATAAATTAACCACTTCCTTGGCATATCAAGGACAATATCCGAAACATTTTGACAATCGGGGTTAAGAAGACGCCCTATTAAGCTCTTAGAATTGGTATCTCTCGAAGAGAATTGCGGAAGGTCGGGTAGATTGAAGGGTTCATCTGCTTCTTCTAATGATATGGCTTTGATCAATTTGTCGATTGAAGAAGACATAGCGAAAAGCTCGAAGAAAGATGAAGCAGAAATTAGGAGAATTGAGCAGAATTCGCCGAAGAACAGAACTtttgaaaacttgaaaaacacTATGAACAAGATTAAAGAACCAGATTAAACAGAAACGGGATGAAAACAGGTGGGAATCAAGACAGGATAAGATGTTTTTCAAcgaagatatttttttagtagGATAAGAGACtctaaaagaaagagagttaTCTGAGCCCAAAAaagggaaactttttttttagatacGTAATCATCTAAAAGAGTGCTTTTAGTATACAAGACACGTGAAATGAAAAAAGCGTTTTCACGACCACGATCTTAAGATTATCTTGTGTCGGACTAATAATGAATGTTCAACAAGTACTACTAACTACTCTTAAAGTCTTAATCATAGTAACCTTTGAAATTAGGATCAATTATTTCGATCTCTTTTAATCATAATCAAAATGCAAGAgatttcaaatttgtttcttcCCCCACTTAGATATTAGAAAACGTATCTTTTTTATAAGtgaaaaaaagtaataaaaaggCGAGTTGAAAATTGTGTGGCTAAAACTAAAAGAGAATAGTATTGGGACACCTAAAAAGTCAGAACTTCATTcaattacatacatatatacaaacagAAATATTGACAAATGTTACTTGTCTATTTCATGTGGAACATGAAAACATAAAGAGTacataaattatacatatacatattccTCATcagtccttttttttcttctccaaattgtgTTTAAAATGTATGAACCTACCGGTTTCAACTAATATCTTAACTAAACTAATCCTAGACATCTaaacaaaattcgaaattaaCATAGAAATGTTTAGGTTAGAAACATGCTTAATTAATTACCAAATTTTGAACCAAAATcagttatattattaaatataaatagaacTTAGAGCATTTCCAACCtatatctcattttttttcttaaaaaaaatagagtaattctattttttttttcaaaatggaGGAACTCTGGAATTGGGTTTTACTCCAACCCTACACCattttggagtaaaaaatagagatctccaaattgtaatgtaaaaaaaaaaaatgtctccaaatatagagaaaaaaatggagatctctattttggagatgaaaatgaagatggATTGGAACAAAATTGACTCCaaactataaattttattataaagatGGAAATGAAAATGAGTTGGAGTTGGTCTTAGAGCTAACCCAAAACCATGAACGTACCagactaatctatatatattcaaatttattttgattattatcagtctaaaactaaaaacataaaagatttgaACTGAAACCAATTAAAGTTTGTATCGACGacttctataaaatataaagcaaaattAAACAACATATGATATATTTCTAGCTAGATAGTTAGATTAGATTTTGTTCGTATTTGAgatttaaattacaaaaaccACCATTTAAAAGTTGAGGGAAAACTGTGGGCTTTGCAATAACTGTGTGCCATTCATTACTTCTTACGTTTCTTTCATAGGTTCAtatgaatgtttttgttttctttctatttttggttcaattaaataATCTGTTACAACTTACATCGATTGGTCCTTTATGTACAAGCTCGATCAATACAATGCtgaacattatttttatttttaactttcagAAAGATagttttaaatagttttatgACAATGTTATACATTGCTAGGTTTGTCtatattggatttttttgggGCAGGTACATTAGTTATACAAActtatagaaataaataaaggatGATGATATACCTTTGtatgaagaacaaaaaatataatcgttgagaaaagaacaaaaatatttccaGTAGTTAAGTATATATTCTAATAATTTGCCAGACTATTATTTGTGTTTTGGCTGTTCAAGTGATGTGAAATAAGCTTTGTTATAAAGTATATTACATTTAGTTGTCTCTTTAGACTTATAAATCATCAAAGCCTAATTAATCAACAGAAAACTAACAATTGtttttaccaacaaaaaaatcattattggCATCCCCTAAACCAAAGATTACAAACTATTGGCCTCCCGTTCAGCAAAACCATTTTGGCACCCTTGTTGTACTGTTGTTATCACCAACAAAATCCGTCGCCTAACTTGATGATATTCCGACACTAATCAGTCGTAAACAATTTCAAATTAAacactttcttcatcatcaataattaaatttatgtcATTCACTTGCAAATTGAATATCGACGACTTACTAAATGCTTACTATATATTTCTCGCCATCAATTATATATAGCTTGTATTACTTGGCTCTAATTTGGATTTTCTATGGGTTTGATTGGTGACCAACGTTTAAATGAGACAGTTAGAACTATAAGCAGTTGTAGAAAAGAcgattaaaaaaacgaaaatagtaCGATTAAAAAGACCAATTGTGTATTTactttgattggtaacattgtagcggttgaatagtataaattataataattagtaaaattaaaataatttagttggaaaatgaaaatataaaataataaattattatttaattcataatatGAAATATGAACATAGTTAAAATGCTAAAGAATTAGTTTTGTCATTACAATAATAGATTATTTACtatcataattatataaaaaataattaaataaattcaatgtcatataactttttataaaaaagtcataaagttttatatgaactattttttttttgataaataagaatcaaataccaaaataaaaacttagCAACTTTTATACATCAATATATCACCAAACGTTAGTTTCTCCAAGTGATTGAAATTGGTGTTTGCAACCACTAAAACTAAACTTTAACCACCTTCTCCAAACTCTTTCTTCACCCAAGATTTCCAATCGTTTCGTTGATTGGTCACTATTTGAGTGGTTCGTTTGCAAACGATGTTAATAAATGACACGAATTAGAGTCtatgtgtttttatttattattcaataTTCGAAACTTGTAAAACATgatttgttgttaaaaaaattatttcatttttctacACAAATTTCAAGGTTCGATTCATACAAAACGTgaattatgtatatttaaaatgGTAAAATTACGGATATTTCTAATGTGGTATAAAATGAAGTACTTTTTCATTTTGCAATATGTTATTTATCACGAATATAGTGCATATATAACttgtgatttttgttgttgttatttgtaTGTAATTAAGCTATTTATGTTgactaaaaaggaaaaaaaataaacaggtGACCTTTAAATTTGCTCCCAAACGAAAAGATATATACGATTAAACtcgaataaaaaaaactaatcatgtggaaagaaaaaagaaaaacaatgatGGTCACGGACCACGGTGGAACGAACAAGCGAAAGTAATTATCATTCAAATGAGTAAAAAATGACCATGTATTAACGAATGTTTTCGCAATCTATCGCATGGGTGAAATTTTCGTAAAAGATTTAACTATTAAGAATGAGTTAAGAAAATCGCATATGACAACCACCATTCGCATTTACTTCTTTTAAATACAATTGGATATGGACCATATGGTCAAACTAAAGTTTTGATTGCCGTTACAAAAAAAGCTCTGCAAGTTTCGATTGGTTGTTGTATATGCCTCActatataagttataactatcAATGTTATTTGGTTGAtctgtaattatttaattatacaaaacatTATAACCTAGCTTTTGCACAATTTGAACTTATAGTTTAGTGCAAGTTGGAGActatagatatatatagtaagtaGGGAGTTAGAAAGATGAAAATAAGATCATCTTTcaattaatgaaaataagaaGTTTGGTTAAATTCAATTGTTGCTTTGAAATCACACACACATGTCATCATAAAAGTTGGGCAAGGAGTTTGAAAGATGGAACCTCTGCAAAAAGATTTTCCTACCTTTCATTCACAAACATAGGTACCAccaaataatttgttaaaaaaaaaaaaaagagtaccaccaaataaaaatcaagaacTCTAACTTAGCAAAATATATTCATAGGTTAATATATCAAAAAggttttgatatatttctttcttttcatcttaGTTCGGTTTAGGTTTTCTATTTCTCacgatttgagttttttttttttttaatttctcgttttaatttggtaaaaacatgtatataacTAAATGggaaaaaatctgattttattaacttattatcaATATATCTGtctatttataataaaagtaaCTAATGTGGATATTATCTTTCTATCTTATTTTTTGTCAAGAGGAAATTAATCTTATACCATTATGTTAAATAAAAGTCAAGAACTAATTAAtccttatctctttttttttttttttttcctcttaccTCAATATTAACCTTTATCTTTAGTGAGGTCTTCTATAATTCTATTCCCCTTTTATCTTGTGTAATAACCCAATGACAATAACAACACTAGTCACCAACTTATtataaatcttcttcttcatctatttttctctctcttgaaGTCACCATATCCTCCCAAAGGTTTTAACTTTTGAATGTGACTCAGGGACACAgagaggtagagagagagagagagagagcttgagGAAGGAAGGGTTTAAGCAGATCTGCAAGAAACAAACACTCTCAGGTATGTTGAGaacttcataagaaaaaaaatgaaatgaccCATTTGATTTGACTTATGGATTgcgaaagttttttttttctcttttgggtttGAATTTTCCAAAGCTTTCTTTTGATCAAATTATATTGTTGGTTCATTGCATGTGATGTGAGTGAGCATGATCTCTTCTCTGGGTAACTCTGGATTTCTTAAGATCTTGTCCTTCTTTTGGATTTAATGGAAAGTGCAACTTTTGATTTGATCACTATTCATTCTCTCTGGGTATTATATTACTCTGTCTCTCAAATCCCCTAAATCCAAGGGATTTTTGCCTTTCTCCTTCATTAGTTTAGTTGTCATTAGCCTTTTGGTTAAAAAAGGTCATTAGTATGTGTTTTAAGTTAATTTAATCACTGCATGCACGAGTTACACAACACTAGGACTAGgagtaataataaattaattaatacttatatcattcactctctctctctcaaatgaTTCAAAGCTTTGTTAGATTTTCATTACATGGTGATGGTGGTccactctttttaaaaaataaacaaaatcgaGTTCCTCATGAATTATTCTTATCTCATCAATAATACACACAccttttttgaatattttacttttctatcttttttttgtttattattctattctttttttttttattaatcagaGTTCTTCGGACAGTGTTTTTCACAACCGTGGGAATCAAACCGGCGGCGACAGTGACGGCAGCGAAAAGCGGCGGTGTTGGCCGCAAAAACGATGCAAAACCAGCTATGGTCATTACCGCTAACGATTTATCTAAATGGGAAAATTTTCCTAAGGGACTTaaagttcttcttctcctcaacgGCGACGACGACGGAGATGGTTTCTCCGCCGCTGAGACTCGATCAAAACTCGAGTCAACGGACTATATCGGTAAGTCTActaattattttctctctcctattaaacctttttatttcCTCGATTCtataaattacattaattattttaatggtTATGTAACTTAGGATGTTacttatgtataaaaataaatgtcaAATTATGTGAGTGAGACAATAGAGTTTAATTTTAGAGTTGCTTTTAGCTATTACTACATGATGTCCCGTgacaaatctaaattttatcGCCTTCTGTTATAATTGCATAAAATACACACGGACATATACAGCTATAGATAATAGAGTGTTCATAGCCTATGAATGGAAGTTGTAACATTAATGTATATCTagaggaataaaaaaaatgttaatctgTAGAACGCAACGGTTTTAGTTGATGTTACATAAGTAGTAAGACCTTGTGCGTGCCGTTATGTTTTGGAGTTTTGTTAGTTTATTGTATCTATGAACTACCCCGAAGACTGTTTAAGGGacttctatgtttttgtttgagtGTTAATTAAGACTATGAATCCAATTCTtgaaatttttggaattttcttgCAGTTACTACATTCACAGATGAAACCGAAGCTCTCTCTGCGGTATTCAAGAACCCGGAGAGCTTCCACATTGCTATCGTCGAGGTGAATACGAACGCTGAGAAAGAAGGTTTCAAGTTTCTTGAGGCTGCCAAAGACGTTCTTCCTACTATAAGTAtgtgaaccttttttttttaaacaaagtaCCCTTTTTATAAGTTTCTATGAATCTTTACAATACGAACTTCATAGTCTAAATGTGGATTTTGTCTTTGTCTAATCAGTGATTTCAACCGATCATTGCATCACTACTACTATGAAATGCATAGCGGTAAGTGCAACGCCACTTGTCTTTGCATgcttattaagtttatatatatatataaatgattgtTCTGTGATGACAATTGACAAATGTTTTCCAGCTTGGTGCAGTTGAGTTCCTTCAAAAACCGCTCTCACCGGAGAAACTAAAGAACATTTGGCAGCACGTTGTTCACAAGGTTTCAGTTAGTTTTTGGCATCTTTACTTCCTTAATAATATAGCCATCATCTAAGAATGG from the Camelina sativa cultivar DH55 chromosome 12, Cs, whole genome shotgun sequence genome contains:
- the LOC104733517 gene encoding uncharacterized protein At4g02000-like; translated protein: MGAHTYNQWSLLLDRWVEKPPPDYLQSTPIWVQMRNIPVNHHTKEAIKIFAEFAGPVIQVEYDPSISQNKDFVRAEILFDVSKSLRRSKVINLPSGEPITILYDYERIQKRCYFCQRLTHEREKCPLYLQKQKDLQKKDKNNFVHDRSTVLSSFSYPVMNFQEEPVMVSPIEKTAIPVQPTMEAESKGNLLEPLHQSYPEDEDTIFSENPSSPSSSYMVLTHLPEPEKLYEVPLASSYVFDILNSEAGTSESSKANSNCKNKSLKPARNKRGTTMSPPLLNSESSLDSGTLWLGKRKSSFEGKTIHKVAKSTNLKMVPNKGPSNI